The DNA sequence GTCCGGCGCGGACTTCACCGACGTGACGAACATGAACAGGAACGGGACGATCCAGACGATCGCGGAGATCACCAGTCCGATCCAGAGGCCGACGAGGCCCCACTGCGTCCGGCGGCGCCTGCCGCCCTCGCGCGCCGTCGTCGTCTCCGGCCGGTCGGTCCGGCTCTCGGTGATGGCGGGCACGGCTTCGATCGCGGAGCTCATCGTGCGTCCCTCTCTCGCAGGTTCCAGATCATGTACGGGACGACCAGGACCAGGCTGACGACGAACAGCACGGTGGCGATCGCGTTGCCGAGTCCGAAGACGTGGTTGCTGAAGGACTGGGTGTACGACCAGAGCGCCAGCACCTGGGTGGACTGGGCGGGGCCGCCCTGGGTCATGCCGACGATGAGGTCGAAGACCTTGAGCGAGCTGATCATGGTCAGCACGAACACGATCACGGTCGTGGGCCGCAGGGCGGGCATCGTGACCGCGCGGAAGGTCTGGAAGCGTCCTGCGCCGTCCACCTTCGCCGCGTCGACCAGTTCCTCCGGCACGTTCTGCAGCCCGGCGAGGAACAGGATCATGTTGAAGCCGGTGGTCTGCCAGACGAACGCGATGAAGATCGCGTAGAGCGCCAGGTTCGGGTTGCCGAGGTAGTCGCCGGCGAGGGCGCCGAGGCCGACCGCGTGCAGCACCTCGTTGATGAGTCCGGACTGCGGGTTGTAGAGCCAGAGCCACATCGTCGCGACGGCGATCGAGGCGAGCACCGCCGGGATGTAGAAGGCGGAGCGGAGCAGGTTGCGGCCGAACAGCTTGTGGTTGAGGCCGAGGGCCAGGAGCAGCCCCAGCGTGGTCGGCACGATCAGGGAGAGGACGAGCCAGACGATCGTGTTGCTGAACGCCCGCCAGAACACCGGGTCCTGCGTGAAGATCCGGACGTAGTTCTGGATGCCGACCCAGGTCGGCGAGGACGTCTGGAACCCGTCCCACTTGAAGAAGCTCATCACGACGGTCGAGACCATCGGATAGATGAGGAACGTCGCGAAGAGCACGACGGCCGGGACGACGAACAGGAACGCCCGCCACTGCGCCGAGGCCCTTCCGGGCCGGCGCGCGGGGCGCCGGCCCGTGGACTTGATACCGACAGTGGACATGATCAGCGGTTCTTGATGAACGTCTG is a window from the Leifsonia shinshuensis genome containing:
- a CDS encoding carbohydrate ABC transporter permease, with the translated sequence MSTVGIKSTGRRPARRPGRASAQWRAFLFVVPAVVLFATFLIYPMVSTVVMSFFKWDGFQTSSPTWVGIQNYVRIFTQDPVFWRAFSNTIVWLVLSLIVPTTLGLLLALGLNHKLFGRNLLRSAFYIPAVLASIAVATMWLWLYNPQSGLINEVLHAVGLGALAGDYLGNPNLALYAIFIAFVWQTTGFNMILFLAGLQNVPEELVDAAKVDGAGRFQTFRAVTMPALRPTTVIVFVLTMISSLKVFDLIVGMTQGGPAQSTQVLALWSYTQSFSNHVFGLGNAIATVLFVVSLVLVVPYMIWNLRERDAR